One part of the Anaeromyxobacter sp. Fw109-5 genome encodes these proteins:
- a CDS encoding proline--tRNA ligase, translating to MPVVRLSQAFVPTLKEAPADAQVASHKLLVRAGFIRQLGAGIYDYLPLAKRTLAKIEAIVREEMDAIGGQEFYLPALHPAEIWKESGRWEVMGDNMFRLKDRKNGDYCLGMTHEEIFTAIARDELRSYRQLPQVWYQIQTKFRDEPRPKSGLLRVRQFTMKDAYSFDVDRAGLDKSYEDQRRAYERIFTRCGLDFVAVQAHSGAMGGSESSEFMVRTDAGEDLVAACPRCRYAANTETATSRLASEQDGAGLPKPEKFATPGVVTIEALEQPPYGVAARRQLKTLVYVADEKLVVAVVRGDQELNEAKLQTATGAQVIRPAHPEEIPSLMGARAGSLGAVGFSRAKVFVDPSLADRKDMVTGANEDGFHLRGVEVRRDVLTGPHATVAELRTVRAGEGCPRCDGTLDVFKALEVGHIFKLGTKYSESMKATVLDADGKAVPIVMGSYGIGVERIMAAAIELHHDELGIRWPPAIAPFQATVLTLGPEPELKKAADELVKALSDAGLEVLHDDREERAGVKFKDADLVGIPLRISVGKKGLAEGKVEWKLRGDKAVELVPLAEVARRAAEHVRAGR from the coding sequence ATGCCCGTCGTCAGACTCAGCCAGGCGTTCGTCCCCACCCTGAAGGAAGCCCCCGCCGACGCCCAGGTCGCGAGCCACAAGCTGCTCGTCCGCGCCGGCTTCATCCGCCAGCTCGGGGCCGGGATCTACGACTACCTGCCGCTCGCGAAGCGCACGCTCGCCAAGATCGAGGCCATCGTCCGCGAGGAGATGGACGCCATCGGCGGCCAGGAGTTCTACCTGCCCGCCCTCCACCCCGCGGAGATCTGGAAGGAGTCCGGCCGCTGGGAGGTGATGGGCGACAACATGTTCCGGCTGAAGGACCGCAAGAACGGCGACTACTGCCTCGGCATGACGCACGAGGAGATCTTCACCGCCATCGCCCGCGACGAGCTCCGCTCGTACCGGCAGCTCCCGCAGGTCTGGTACCAGATCCAGACCAAGTTCCGCGACGAGCCGCGCCCCAAGTCCGGCCTCCTGCGCGTGCGCCAGTTCACCATGAAGGACGCCTACTCCTTCGACGTGGACCGCGCCGGGCTCGACAAGAGCTACGAGGACCAGCGCCGCGCCTACGAGCGCATCTTCACCCGGTGCGGCCTCGACTTCGTGGCGGTGCAGGCGCACTCCGGGGCGATGGGTGGCAGCGAGTCGTCCGAGTTCATGGTGCGCACCGACGCGGGCGAGGACCTCGTGGCGGCGTGCCCCAGGTGCCGCTACGCCGCGAACACCGAGACCGCCACCTCCCGGCTCGCGTCCGAGCAGGACGGCGCGGGGCTCCCGAAGCCCGAGAAGTTCGCCACCCCGGGCGTCGTGACCATCGAGGCGCTCGAGCAGCCGCCCTACGGCGTCGCCGCGAGGCGGCAGCTCAAGACGCTCGTCTACGTCGCCGACGAGAAGCTGGTCGTCGCGGTGGTGCGCGGCGACCAGGAGCTGAACGAGGCGAAGCTCCAGACGGCGACCGGCGCGCAGGTGATCCGCCCGGCGCACCCCGAGGAGATCCCGTCGCTCATGGGCGCGCGCGCGGGATCGCTCGGCGCGGTGGGCTTCTCCAGGGCGAAGGTGTTCGTCGATCCCTCCCTCGCCGACCGCAAGGACATGGTCACCGGCGCGAACGAGGACGGCTTCCACCTGCGCGGCGTGGAGGTGCGTCGCGACGTGCTCACCGGCCCGCACGCGACCGTCGCCGAGCTGCGCACGGTCCGCGCCGGCGAAGGCTGCCCGCGCTGCGACGGCACGCTCGACGTCTTCAAGGCGCTCGAGGTCGGCCACATCTTCAAGCTCGGCACCAAGTACTCGGAGTCGATGAAGGCGACCGTGCTCGACGCGGACGGCAAGGCCGTCCCCATCGTGATGGGCAGCTACGGCATCGGCGTCGAGCGCATCATGGCCGCGGCGATCGAGCTGCACCACGACGAGCTCGGCATCCGCTGGCCGCCCGCCATCGCGCCGTTCCAGGCGACCGTGCTCACCCTCGGGCCCGAGCCGGAGCTGAAGAAGGCCGCCGACGAGCTCGTGAAGGCGCTCTCGGACGCCGGGCTCGAGGTGCTCCACGACGATCGCGAGGAGCGCGCGGGCGTGAAGTTCAAGGACGCCGACCTGGTGGGCATCCCCCTGCGCATCTCGGTCGGGAAGAAGGGGCTCGCGGAGGGCAAGGTGGAGTGGAAGCTCCGCGGGGACAAGGCGGTCGAGCTCGTGCCGCTGGCCGAGGTGGCGCGCCGCGCCGCCGAGCACGTGCGGGCGGGGAGGTAG
- a CDS encoding DUF4388 domain-containing protein has product MRARLSVGRDGEVLVPPREAEALGLGGGGEVDLVSARGAFALLVPARGDEAPRAWFAGSLAALTVPEVIQFVFTSLKTGVLLLAFGEDAARAAPDTPDRLRRKSIYFRDGQVVFASSSDPSDRLGPVLLREGLVGEEELARCARLARAGRPLGQVLVDEGVLGPGQLYEGVTRQVREIVLGAFAELTGEFAFLEGPVDDATAVKLPERTRELLLAGMKRLEEAEAARAAATTPGPGEPEVTIEIAPPEPAAPARASGPFETYRRIFRRVHAALAAVTPDAADRLNGYLAQLPDKRRAPFAGVHVQHDGDLDVAQVLGNVSAAGAHRGAAARARALEALDELLAFALFEAKNRLPREEAERLLREVGRMQVGKG; this is encoded by the coding sequence GTGCGCGCGCGGCTCTCGGTCGGGCGCGACGGCGAGGTCCTCGTGCCGCCGCGCGAGGCGGAGGCGCTCGGGCTCGGCGGCGGCGGGGAGGTCGACCTCGTCTCCGCCCGCGGCGCGTTCGCGCTGCTCGTGCCCGCCCGCGGGGACGAGGCGCCGCGGGCCTGGTTCGCGGGGTCGCTCGCGGCCCTCACCGTGCCGGAGGTGATCCAGTTCGTCTTCACCTCCCTGAAGACCGGCGTGCTCCTCCTCGCCTTCGGCGAGGACGCGGCCCGCGCCGCGCCCGACACGCCCGACCGGCTGCGCCGCAAGAGCATCTACTTCCGCGACGGGCAGGTGGTGTTCGCCTCGTCGAGCGACCCCTCCGATCGGCTCGGGCCGGTCCTCCTGCGCGAGGGGCTCGTCGGGGAGGAGGAGCTCGCGCGCTGCGCCCGCCTCGCCCGCGCCGGGCGCCCGCTCGGGCAGGTCCTCGTGGACGAGGGCGTCCTCGGGCCCGGCCAGCTCTACGAGGGCGTCACGCGGCAGGTCCGCGAGATCGTCCTCGGCGCGTTCGCGGAGCTGACCGGCGAGTTCGCGTTCCTCGAGGGCCCGGTGGACGACGCCACCGCGGTGAAGCTGCCGGAGCGGACCCGGGAGCTCCTCCTCGCGGGGATGAAGCGCCTCGAGGAGGCGGAGGCGGCGCGCGCCGCCGCCACCACCCCCGGGCCGGGCGAGCCCGAGGTCACCATCGAGATCGCGCCGCCCGAGCCCGCCGCGCCCGCGCGCGCGAGCGGGCCCTTCGAGACCTACCGGCGCATCTTCCGGCGCGTGCACGCGGCGCTCGCCGCGGTCACCCCCGACGCCGCGGATCGCCTGAACGGCTACCTGGCCCAGCTCCCGGACAAGCGCCGCGCCCCGTTCGCGGGGGTGCACGTCCAGCACGACGGCGACCTCGACGTCGCGCAGGTGCTCGGGAACGTGAGCGCGGCCGGTGCCCACCGCGGGGCGGCGGCGCGGGCGCGGGCGCTCGAGGCGCTCGACGAGCTGCTCGCGTTCGCGCTGTTCGAGGCCAAGAACCGGCTGCCGCGCGAGGAGGCCGAGCGGCTCCTGCGCGAGGTGGGCCGGATGCAGGTGGGGAAGGGGTAG
- the pyrF gene encoding orotidine-5'-phosphate decarboxylase, with protein sequence MQPKDRICAAIDFPSWSAAEPFARAVAPEVGMLKVGLELFVAEGPPVVRAAAALGRPVFLDLKLHDIPNTVEGAARSAAASGASLLTVHASGGAEMVRAAVRGAGPGVRVLAVTVLTSLDAAALDAIGLAGPPEDAVVRLARLAVGAGAGGIVCSPHEVAAVRAAVGAGPLLVIPGVRPAGAAKGDQARVATPAEAVRSGADVLVIGRPLREGGDPGAAARAIAGTL encoded by the coding sequence ATGCAGCCCAAGGACCGCATCTGCGCCGCCATCGACTTTCCGTCCTGGTCCGCCGCCGAGCCGTTCGCGCGCGCGGTGGCGCCCGAGGTCGGCATGCTCAAGGTCGGCCTGGAGCTGTTCGTCGCCGAGGGTCCGCCCGTGGTGCGCGCCGCCGCGGCGCTCGGGAGGCCCGTGTTCCTCGACCTGAAGCTCCACGACATCCCCAACACCGTGGAGGGCGCGGCCCGCTCGGCGGCGGCGAGCGGCGCGTCGCTCCTCACGGTGCACGCCTCCGGGGGCGCGGAGATGGTCCGCGCCGCCGTGCGCGGCGCGGGCCCGGGCGTGCGGGTGCTCGCGGTGACGGTGCTCACGAGCCTCGACGCGGCCGCGCTCGACGCGATCGGCCTCGCCGGTCCGCCCGAGGACGCGGTGGTGCGGCTCGCGAGGCTCGCGGTCGGGGCCGGTGCCGGCGGCATCGTCTGCTCCCCGCACGAGGTCGCCGCCGTCCGCGCGGCGGTCGGCGCCGGCCCGCTCCTCGTCATCCCCGGCGTGCGCCCCGCGGGCGCCGCGAAGGGCGATCAGGCCCGCGTCGCGACGCCCGCCGAGGCGGTGCGCTCCGGCGCGGACGTGCTCGTCATCGGCCGCCCCCTGCGCGAGGGTGGCGATCCCGGCGCCGCGGCGCGGGCGATCGCGGGGACGCTGTAG
- a CDS encoding alpha/beta fold hydrolase codes for MPELFPGFTVHDLETRGARIHARAGGSGPPVLLLHGYPQTHAIWHRVAGPLAARFSVVAADLRGYGDSGKPPSAPDHAPYSKRAMAQDLVEAMGLLGFESFHVVGHDRGARVGHRLSVDHAARARSLTVLDIAPTLAMYEQTDMDFARAYYHWFFLIQPEPLPERLIGADPGFFLREKLRGWSQGRWPFEAAAFAEYLRCFEDPATIHASCEDYRAAATIDLEHDRADRDAGRRVRCPVLASWGERGTVHRCFRPLEEWRRVADGDVGGGPLPSGHYLPEEVPELLLRELLPFLERAETAPRA; via the coding sequence ATGCCCGAGCTCTTCCCCGGCTTCACGGTCCACGATCTCGAGACCCGCGGCGCGCGGATCCACGCGCGGGCCGGCGGGAGCGGGCCGCCGGTGCTCCTGCTCCACGGCTACCCGCAGACCCACGCCATCTGGCACCGGGTGGCGGGGCCGCTCGCCGCGCGGTTCAGCGTGGTCGCCGCCGATCTGCGGGGCTACGGCGACAGCGGGAAGCCCCCGAGCGCGCCGGACCACGCTCCGTACTCGAAGCGCGCGATGGCGCAGGACCTCGTGGAGGCGATGGGCCTGCTCGGCTTCGAGTCGTTCCACGTCGTCGGCCACGACCGCGGGGCGCGCGTCGGGCACCGGCTCTCGGTCGATCACGCCGCGCGCGCACGCTCCCTGACCGTCCTCGACATCGCGCCGACCCTCGCCATGTACGAGCAGACCGACATGGACTTCGCGAGGGCGTACTACCACTGGTTCTTCCTCATCCAGCCCGAGCCCTTGCCGGAGCGGCTCATCGGCGCGGACCCCGGGTTCTTCCTGCGCGAGAAGCTGCGCGGCTGGAGCCAGGGCCGCTGGCCGTTCGAGGCCGCCGCCTTCGCCGAGTACCTGCGGTGCTTCGAGGACCCCGCCACGATCCACGCGTCGTGCGAGGACTACCGCGCCGCGGCGACGATCGACCTGGAGCACGATCGCGCGGACCGGGACGCCGGACGCCGGGTGCGCTGCCCGGTGCTCGCGTCGTGGGGCGAGCGCGGAACCGTCCATCGATGCTTCCGGCCGCTGGAGGAGTGGCGGCGCGTGGCCGACGGGGACGTCGGCGGCGGCCCGCTGCCCTCCGGCCACTACCTGCCGGAGGAGGTGCCGGAGCTGCTGCTGCGGGAGCTGCTGCCGTTCCTCGAGCGCGCGGAGACGGCTCCGCGCGCTTGA
- a CDS encoding peroxiredoxin, with amino-acid sequence MPLRINDEAPNFTAQTTQGPIDFHQWIGNQWVILFSHPKDFTPVCTTELGYMARIKPEFDRRNTKVIGLSVDSVADHARWAHDIQETQGAAPNYPIIGDADFEVSKLYDMLPATVSGDAKARTPADNQTVRTVFLIGPDKRIKLILMYPMTTGRNFDEVLRVLDSIQLTAKYRVATPANWHQGDDVIIAGSVSDEEARRQYPEGWRAPRPYLRFVHQPTR; translated from the coding sequence ATGCCCCTCCGAATCAACGACGAGGCGCCGAACTTCACGGCGCAGACCACCCAGGGCCCGATCGACTTCCACCAGTGGATCGGGAACCAGTGGGTGATCCTCTTCTCTCACCCCAAGGACTTCACGCCGGTGTGCACCACGGAGCTCGGCTACATGGCGCGCATCAAGCCCGAGTTCGACAGGCGCAACACGAAGGTCATCGGCCTGAGCGTGGACTCCGTCGCGGACCACGCGAGGTGGGCGCACGACATCCAGGAGACCCAGGGCGCGGCGCCCAACTACCCCATCATCGGCGACGCCGACTTCGAGGTCTCGAAGCTCTACGACATGCTGCCGGCGACGGTCAGCGGCGACGCCAAGGCGCGCACGCCGGCCGACAACCAGACGGTGCGCACCGTCTTCCTCATCGGGCCGGACAAGAGGATCAAGCTCATCCTGATGTACCCGATGACCACCGGTCGCAACTTCGACGAGGTGCTCCGGGTCCTGGACTCCATCCAGCTCACGGCCAAGTACCGGGTGGCGACTCCCGCGAACTGGCATCAGGGCGACGACGTCATCATCGCCGGCTCCGTGAGCGACGAAGAGGCGAGGAGGCAGTACCCGGAGGGCTGGCGCGCCCCCCGGCCTTACCTCCGCTTCGTTCACCAGCCGACCCGGTAG
- a CDS encoding SRPBCC domain-containing protein, which yields MSTPGMIHLEHVYPHPPAAVWRALTDPELHARWWAAGDVRPVVGHRFTLDMGRFGKQPCEVTAVEHERLFSYRFATGSLDTTVTWRLSAEGEGTRLSLTHEGFDLDSPLARGAWEGMKGGWPAILERLGAALGA from the coding sequence ATGAGCACCCCCGGGATGATCCACCTCGAGCACGTCTATCCCCACCCACCGGCCGCGGTGTGGCGCGCCCTCACCGACCCCGAGCTCCACGCGAGGTGGTGGGCCGCCGGCGACGTGCGCCCCGTGGTCGGCCACCGCTTCACGCTCGACATGGGCAGGTTCGGAAAGCAGCCGTGCGAGGTGACCGCGGTCGAGCACGAGCGGCTGTTCAGCTACCGGTTCGCGACCGGCTCGCTCGACACCACCGTCACGTGGCGCCTCTCCGCGGAGGGCGAGGGCACTCGTCTGTCCCTCACGCACGAGGGGTTCGATCTCGACTCGCCCCTCGCCCGTGGCGCCTGGGAGGGGATGAAGGGAGGCTGGCCCGCGATCCTCGAGCGTCTCGGGGCGGCGCTGGGCGCATAG
- a CDS encoding helix-turn-helix transcriptional regulator: MPQPDVFSALANPVRRNILMQLRKGPRAVKDLAAGFDVGRPAISEHLQVLRQARLVREEPRGRERYYHLDPRPLSEVDTWLEAFSRYWERRLVALGEVLDKEKTR, from the coding sequence ATGCCGCAGCCCGACGTGTTCTCGGCGCTCGCGAATCCCGTCCGCCGAAACATCCTGATGCAGCTCCGGAAGGGTCCTCGCGCCGTGAAGGACCTCGCCGCCGGCTTCGACGTGGGGCGGCCGGCCATCTCGGAGCACCTCCAGGTGCTGCGCCAGGCGCGGCTCGTCCGCGAGGAGCCGCGCGGACGCGAGCGGTATTACCACCTCGATCCCCGTCCCCTCTCCGAGGTGGACACGTGGCTCGAGGCGTTCTCGCGCTACTGGGAGCGCCGGCTCGTGGCCCTCGGCGAAGTCCTCGACAAGGAGAAGACGCGATGA
- a CDS encoding glycosyltransferase: protein MRIALLTAGSRGDVQPYLALARALARSGHACTLVTQRVFAPLAAEYGVTFHAAGGDDWPTPESVRERVRNGELAELAGKRNSFSQLSLVAALFARHMTRFTADALPACEGVDAVAFAPMAAVAGHSLAEKLRVPFVPALLAPAFSTREFPSVLFPPRASFIPGYNRLSHWAAERLLWRLNRESAIRLRRDVLGLPPYPRSAFELMHRAEPPVLVGVSPNVVPRPRDWAPYLHLTGYWFLDEPSGWNPPARIARFLASGSPPVCVGFGSMVSEDPRGDVRIVAEALDRVGRRGILLSGWAGLDDHAADLPSSILPLDSIPHSWLFPRVAAVVHHGGAGTTAAALRAGVPQVVVPFITDQPFWGDRVRRLGVGPAPIPRARLTAERLARAIACALERGAMTARARDLGHTIRAEDGARLAVEILERELGRGRRRAPG, encoded by the coding sequence ATGCGCATCGCGCTCCTCACCGCCGGCTCCCGTGGCGACGTCCAGCCCTACCTCGCGCTCGCGCGGGCGCTCGCGCGGTCCGGCCACGCCTGCACGCTCGTCACGCAGCGCGTGTTCGCACCGCTCGCGGCGGAGTACGGCGTCACGTTTCACGCAGCGGGCGGCGACGACTGGCCGACACCGGAGAGCGTCCGGGAGCGGGTGCGCAATGGCGAGCTCGCGGAGCTCGCGGGCAAGAGGAACAGCTTCTCCCAGCTCTCGCTCGTCGCGGCGCTCTTCGCGCGACACATGACGCGGTTCACGGCCGACGCGCTGCCGGCCTGCGAGGGCGTGGACGCGGTGGCGTTCGCGCCGATGGCGGCCGTCGCGGGCCACTCCCTCGCCGAGAAGCTCCGGGTCCCCTTCGTGCCGGCGCTGCTCGCGCCGGCCTTCTCCACCCGCGAGTTCCCGAGCGTCCTGTTCCCCCCGCGCGCGAGCTTCATCCCCGGCTACAACCGCCTGAGCCACTGGGCGGCGGAGCGCCTCCTGTGGCGCCTCAACCGGGAGAGCGCGATCCGGCTGCGGCGCGACGTCCTGGGGCTCCCCCCTTACCCGCGCTCCGCCTTCGAGCTCATGCATCGAGCCGAGCCGCCGGTGCTCGTCGGCGTGAGCCCGAACGTCGTGCCGCGGCCGCGGGACTGGGCCCCGTACCTGCACCTGACCGGCTACTGGTTCCTCGACGAGCCGTCCGGGTGGAACCCGCCGGCGAGGATCGCTCGGTTCCTCGCGTCGGGCTCGCCGCCCGTCTGCGTCGGCTTCGGCAGCATGGTGAGCGAAGATCCGAGGGGCGACGTCCGGATCGTCGCGGAGGCGCTCGATCGTGTCGGTCGACGCGGGATCCTCCTGTCCGGCTGGGCCGGCCTCGACGACCACGCCGCGGACCTCCCGTCGAGCATCCTGCCGCTCGACTCCATCCCTCACTCCTGGCTGTTCCCGCGCGTCGCCGCAGTCGTGCACCACGGCGGCGCCGGGACCACCGCGGCTGCCCTCCGCGCCGGGGTCCCGCAGGTCGTCGTGCCGTTCATCACCGATCAGCCGTTCTGGGGCGACCGGGTGCGGCGCCTGGGCGTCGGACCGGCGCCGATCCCGCGTGCACGCCTCACGGCGGAACGACTGGCCAGGGCGATCGCGTGCGCCCTCGAGCGCGGGGCGATGACGGCGCGCGCGCGGGACCTCGGCCACACGATCCGCGCGGAGGACGGCGCGCGCCTCGCGGTGGAGATCCTCGAGCGGGAGCTGGGGCGCGGGCGGCGCCGGGCGCCCGGATGA